In one window of Candidatus Lernaella stagnicola DNA:
- a CDS encoding class I SAM-dependent methyltransferase, with protein sequence MKERCPLCRAVHRVRLYRRTRSGDVHRCTACGFVYSAPRGTPDAEAPSAFTDNPEAYFENARHRMEVLARHTGVTSGRLLDVGCYDGPFMLAAQRLGFAVEGVEIDERGAAAARERGLEVVVGPFEEVDLHPPYDVVTFVHSLEHFEDPLAALTRAGDLLRPGGALLVEVPDFDAWSRRLLGRRWRQFIADHFHFFEPRTLRRCLEETGFADAHLQNVGKVATIGLLADRLGRYYQRGLGRVMTAAAGRWGLQNRRVSLDLGDILLAVATRRDRGYTTAAPVRVNK encoded by the coding sequence ATGAAGGAACGCTGCCCGCTATGTCGCGCCGTGCATCGAGTGCGACTGTATCGCCGCACGCGTAGCGGCGACGTACACCGCTGCACCGCCTGCGGCTTCGTCTATTCCGCGCCGCGCGGCACGCCGGATGCCGAGGCGCCGTCCGCCTTCACCGACAATCCGGAAGCGTACTTTGAGAACGCGCGGCACCGCATGGAGGTGCTGGCCCGGCATACGGGTGTCACCAGTGGGCGCTTGCTCGACGTGGGGTGTTACGACGGCCCGTTCATGCTGGCGGCGCAGCGGCTGGGCTTTGCTGTCGAAGGCGTGGAGATCGACGAACGCGGCGCCGCGGCGGCCCGCGAGCGAGGGCTGGAAGTCGTCGTCGGTCCGTTCGAAGAGGTGGACCTGCACCCGCCGTATGACGTGGTCACTTTCGTGCACAGCCTCGAGCATTTTGAGGACCCGCTGGCGGCGTTGACCCGCGCGGGCGACCTGCTGCGGCCGGGGGGCGCGCTGCTTGTCGAAGTGCCGGATTTCGACGCCTGGTCGCGCCGTCTGCTGGGGCGACGCTGGCGGCAGTTCATCGCCGATCACTTCCATTTTTTCGAACCGCGCACGTTGCGCCGCTGTCTGGAGGAAACCGGCTTTGCCGACGCCCATTTGCAGAACGTGGGCAAGGTCGCCACGATCGGTTTGCTTGCCGACCGGCTCGGTCGCTACTATCAACGCGGCCTCGGCCGGGTGATGACGGCGGCGGCCGGGCGTTGGGGCCTGCAGAATCGCCGCGTGAGTCTTGATTTGGGAGATATTCTGCTGGCCGTTGCCACCCGCCGGGACCGTGGCTACACTACGGCCGCACCCGTAAGAGTTAACAAGTAA